A genome region from Pyrenophora tritici-repentis strain M4 chromosome 9, whole genome shotgun sequence includes the following:
- a CDS encoding SKG6 multi-domain protein — MLGIRYSGLAVALSFLAIAAADGPTSIFIDSIPEYHLLAQCAEKELSTIVRDMVYGCGDGGNNVYQSFTCFCYESSAKFSSMIGAHVQTVCPKDPSQNTTALQVFSSYCEVGQSKLAQPAGSVTFTATSLAPSISSASASPASIPVSVPSTPTAASTPSSSPEPEQAPKKKSNTVAIAVGVVVPIVVIAFGILAFFLRNRKPNKTNGPVELGGEEMTQGETAYEADAHYKAEMPSNTMAYELGGEDLQAERLRERR, encoded by the exons ATGCTGGGGATACGATACTCGGGTCTCGCTGTTGCTCTTTCCTTTTTGGCGATAGCTGCCGCAGACGGTCCGACGAGCATCTTCATCGACTCGATACCGGAATACCACTTACTGGCACAATGCGCAGAAAAGGAGTTGTCGACCATTGTGCGCGACATGGTGTATGGCTGCGGTGACGGAGGAAACAACGTCTATCAGTCTTTTACGTGTTTCTGTTATGAGAGCTCGGCCAAGTTCTCCAGCATGATTGGCGCTCATGTGCAGACGGTGTGTCCGAAAGATCCATCTCAGAATACGACGGCCCTGCAAGTTTTTAGTAGTTACTGCGAGGTCGGTCAGTCCAAGTTGGCGCAGCCGGCTG GTAGCGTTACTTTCACCGCTACATCTTTGGCGCCTTCGATATCTTCTGCTTCGGCCTCCCCGGCTTCAATACCTGTTTCGGTACCTTCTACACCCACTGCTGCATCGACTCCTTCATCTTCTCCAGAACCAGAACAAGCTCCAAAGAAGAAATCAAACACAGTCGCCATAGCGGTTGGTGTCGTCGTACCCATCGTCGTGATAGCTTTCGGTATACTAGCCTTCTTCCTCCGGAACCGCAAACCAAACAAGACCAACGGCCCAGTTGAACTTGGCGGAGAAGAAATGACGCAAGGAGAAACGGCGTATGAAGCCGATGCGCATTACAAAGCAGAGATGCCTTCCAACACCATGGCTTACGAGTTGGGTGGGGAGGATTTGCAGGCTGAACGGTTACGCGAAAGGAGATGA
- a CDS encoding TolA, Membrane protein involved in colicin uptake yields the protein MAPIDEAIADLESRDPGEKFTLKEVAEKWGVNRSTLGRRWRRVTGPRSDGYAQQQAIGPQQELELVRYITKLTKQGLPPTREMIRNFSSEVAHQQLSESWVTRFINRHEIYLISKWTTAMDRTRHLADSESKYRLYFELLHQKITEYHLEARDIYNMDEKGFLIGMIGRSKRIFSRRQWDKKEVRASLQDGSREFLTLLACCCADGSSLPPALIYAAKNGAIRSSWVEDIKAGEHEVFVSSSLTGWSNNDVGLAWLEQVFDRYTKQRSGRWRLLILDGHGSHLTMEFIKYCDRHRILLMILPPHSTHTLQPLDVVLFKPLSQAYSNELTNHLYKAQGLIPIKKGDFFPLFWRAWQASFKQSTILKAFEATGIWPIDPNVILRRFASTPEAERSSSSGLSDHDWRKLDRLVRAAVNDSHQYEARKLRSSVHHLSVQYKLLQHENEGLKEALQHKKKHKKKGKALDLQQRQEYHGGSVFWSPRKIREARAREVVRERDKIEEKLQKAQAKKQREEVQLQRQVKLEEKRVERQRLKEIRELERAEKAAERARKVEAQHQKKATQQAQQRKRKASRAPSSKNKRQKRAMEDRARDRVASPPSPPPPKTTSRGRNVNLPQKFR from the coding sequence ATGGCTCCGATTGATGAAGCGATTGCAGATTTAGAATCGCGCGATCCAGGAGAGAAATTCACATTAAAAGAAGTTGCTGAAAAATGGGGGGTTAACCGCTCAACGCTAGGGCGAAGATGGAGGCGCGTGACAGGGCCTAGGAGCGATGGATACGCTCAGCAGCAAGCTATCGGCCCACAACAAGAGTTAGAGCTTGTACGATATATCACTAAGCTCACTAAGCAAGGCCTACCTCctacaagagagatgatcaggaatttctcatcagaagtagcccatcagcagctcagcgagagctgggttactcgcttcattaaccgacacgagatctatcttatctcaaagtggaccaccgccatggatcgtacgcgccacctggctgattctgagtcaaagtatagactctacttcgagctgctgcaccagaagatcaccgaataccacctagaggctcgagatatatacaatatggatgaaaAGGGCTTCCTTATTGGTATGATAGGCAGGAGTAAGAGGATATTtagcaggcgtcaatgggataagaaagaggttcgagcatctctccaggatggatcacgcgagtttctgacactcctggcctgctgctgcgccgatgggagctcgctgcctccagcccttatctacgcagctaaaaatggagccatacgatcgagttgggtggaggatattaaggcaggagaacatgaggtctttgtctcatcatctctaacaggctggtcaaacaatgacgtaggcctagcttggctagagcaggtgtttgatcgctatacaaagcagcgatcagggagatggcgattgctcatccttgatggccatggatctcacctcacgatggagtttatcaagtactgcgatcgccataggatcctcctcatgatccttcctccccattcgactcatacgctccagccgctcgatgtagtgctgttcaagccactctctcaagcctactccaacgagctcactaaccatctctacaaggctcaaggcctcaTTCCAATTaagaaaggagacttcttcccactcttctggAGAGCTTGGCAGGCCTCGTTTAAGCAATCAACTATATTAAAAGCGTTTGAAGCTACTGGTATATGGCCAATAGATcccaacgttatccttcgtagatttgccagcacgccagaagctgagagaagctcatcttcagggctctctgatcatgactggagaaagctcgatcggttagtacgagctgctgtcaatgatagccatcagtatgaggcaagaaagctgcgctcaagcgttcaccatctctctgtgcagtatAAGCTTTTAcagcatgagaacgagggcttaaaggaggctcttcaacataaaaagaagcataagaagaagggcaaagctcttgaccttcaacagcgccaggagtatcacggtggctctgtcttctggtctcctcgcaagatacgcgaggctcgagctagagaagtagtacgggagcgagataagatagaggagaaactccaaaaagcacaggccaagaagcagcgtgAGGAGGTtcaactgcagcgtcaagttaagctcgaggagaagcgtgtagagaggcagaggctcaaggagataagggagcttgagcgagctgagaaagcagctgaacgcgcgcgcaaagttgaagctcaacaccagaaaaaagccacccaacaagctcaacaacgcaagcgTAAAGCCTCAAGAGCGCCCTCTTCTAAgaacaagcgtcaaaaacgaGCGATGGAGGATAGAGCTCGCGATAGAGTTGCATCTCCTCCAtcgcctccaccaccaaagaccacatcacgtggccgcaacgtcaacctcccacaAAAATTCAGATAG
- a CDS encoding putative rna polymerase ii- paf1 protein — protein sequence MSSGRPVVHQDYIAKIRYSNALPPPPCPPKLLDIPNTGLSSGQYTSAGFASRLAREQSLNIEADAELGMPIDLVGIPKVFDGDESAIQAMPHPPPLSAADRALMRPPNALGKAVVSATGATFLRRTEYVTSSTTGGSKFESSNSSNTMRLRRKRKTVETSLDDPTNISRHILKGFNIAYPADAYNGQDSTENLRAAESTPEERMAWNKPKHPRNPNLKLLDSYPLLPDWDATPDTGGYMVFKFNAPPVNNPLDSSYDPRLDVALLRPAGQTIQDQAKYLEDQEAHKLDPTVPPPIARWQFEFFLPSDKNKVRGIKRNFTTYEPANEDDIDFDIAEDDEGQPRKCFKYDNIRTYETSQQVGDPSDTYGDVIALALHDPEKHENEPLRDTKLQKAAYFYPITQRTSLRPRRPGRLDMVEEQPKVDIIEAAGKDPETTDRRDEYRKRAEAIEA from the exons ATGAGTTCCGGACGTCCAGTGGTCCATCAGGACTACATTGCGAAAATCAGATACTCCAATGCGCTCCCTCCTCCACCATGTCCACCCAAGCTGCTAGACATTCCCAATACTGGTCTTTCGAGTGGGCAATACACGTCAGCCGGCTTTGCTTCGCGGCTTGCGCGAGAGCAGTCGCTGAACATTGAAGCGGATGCTGAGCTGGGTATGCCCATCGACCTCGTGGGTATCCCAAAGGTGTTCGATGGAGACGAGTCTG CTATCCAGGCCATGCCTCATCCGCCGCCACTCAGTGCAGCAGACAGGGCGCTGATGCGACCGCCGAATGCACTTGGCAAGGCTGTTGTCAGTGCAACGGGTGCCACTTTCTTGCGACGAACAGAATATGTCACCTCAAGTACAACCGGCGGCTCCAAGTTCGAGTCGAGCAACTCGTCCAACACGATGCGCCTGAGGAGGAAGCGAAAGACAGTGGAGACATCATTGGACGACCCCACAAACATCTCGAGACACATCCTCAAGGGCTTCAACATTGCCTACCCAGCAGATGCGTACAATGGACAGGATAGCACGGAGAACCTTAGGGCGGCAGAGTCAACACCAGAGGAGCGAATGGCATGGAACAAGCCCAAGCACCCCAGGAACCCTAACTTGAAGCTGCTCGACTCGTACCCGCTCCTCCCAGATTGGGATGCGACGCCCGATACAGGCGGCTACATGGTCTTCAAATTCAACGCGCCACCTGTCAACAACCCACTCGATTCCTCATACGACCCGCGTCTCGACGTGGCCTTGCTCCGCCCAGCAGGCCAGACCATCCAAGACCAAGCAAAGTACCTCGAAGACCAGGAGGCGCACAAGCTCGACCCAACCGTTCCACCACCTATTGCACGCTGGCAATTCGAGTTCTTCCTCCCCTCGGACAAGAACAAGGTGCGCGGCATCAAGCGCAACTTCACCACCTACGAACCCGCAAACGAGGACGACATCGATTTCGACATTGCAGAAGACGACGAGGGCCAGCCACGCAAGTGCTTCAAGTACGACAACATCCGCACCTACGAAACCTCGCAGCAAGTCGGCGATCCCAGCGATACCTACGGCGACGTCATCGCTCTCGCCCTCCACGACCCCGAGAAGCACGAGAACGAGCCTCTACGCGACACAAAGCTGCAAAAGGCAGCTTACTTCTACCCCATTACCCAGAGGACTAGCTTGCGACCCAGGCGGCCAGGTCGCCTTGACATGGTTGAGGAACAACCCAAGGTAGACATCATTGAAGCTGCTGGTAAAGACCCCGAGACGACAGACCGAAGGGACGAGTATAGGAAGAGGGCTGAAGCTATTGAGGCATAG
- a CDS encoding Cellulase multi-domain protein → MRSSVAITTLLGFSTTVVNGLVPTRRQSGPSFAGSNEYFLHALPESEQKTYIETLAARGAKVLRLWVTNVEAGCLKGSQIPTTIPPFESTIGTYDSTVLSALDTTLSLLHASNMKAIISPHNANSLSGSASCDAYCEKYGAAPTTFYSSVAAKADYDARLSAILQYASPNFDGRAWKDLSEVILAFNLQNEPMIEQLDLLKGNDPDDWLCGRAGNLRQELGDSMIKVATGGIGGSHYCCDHEFNTLPKAMQCDAIDIISIHGYNSRAGDWAYFITGDAEVVTPSKEAGKNVMIEEWGVSVDYQDGFDAQVKVFNDAGIPWLYWQVVPGLDGSQSGAPTNCGYDTFEIGLDSSKGDVASAISAANAATAAQSWADYFD, encoded by the exons ATGCGCAGCTCCGTGGCGATCACTACCTTATTGGGCTTCTCCACAACAGTGGTGAATGGTTTAGTTCCAACACGAAGACAATCCGGCCCTTCCTTTGCGGGAAGTAACGAATATTTCCTGCATGCACTTCCAGAGTCAGAGCAGAAGACGTACATCGAGACGCTCGCTGCACGGGGAGCCAAAGTCTTGAGACTATGGG TAACCAATGTCGAAGCCGGCTGCCTCAAAGGCTCCCAAATCCCTACCACAATTCCCCCTTTTGAATCTACAATCGGCACCTATGACTCCACCGTCCTCTCCGCCCTCGACACCACACTCTCCCTCCTTCATGCCTCAAACATGAAAGCCATCATATCCCCGCATAATGCCAATTCGCTCAGCGGCTCCGCCAGCTGCGACGCCTACTGTGAAAAGTATGGGGCAGCACCCACAACATTCTACTCCTCCGTTGCTGCAAAAGCAGACTACGATGCCCGCCTCTCCGCAATCCTGCAGTACGCCTCCCCCAACTTCGACGGCCGTGCATGGAAAGACCTAAGTGAAGTGATCCTGGCCTTCAACCTCCAGAACGAACCTATGATCGAGCAGCTCGATTTGCTAAAGGGAAATGATCCAGATGACTGGCTTTGTGGCCGCGCTGGGAATCTACGCCAGGAGTTAGGTGATTCCATGATCAAAGTCGCGACGGGAGGTATTGGCGGCTCGCATTATTGCTGTGATCATGAGTTTAATACGCTCCCCAAGGCCATGCAGTGTGATGCTATTGACATTATCAGTATACATGGGTATAATAGTAGGGCAGGTGACTGGGCGTATTTCATCACGGGAGATGCGGAGGTTGTGACGCCATCGAAAGAGGCTGGCAAGAACGTTATGATTGAGGAGTGGGGGGTTTCCGTCGACTATCAGGATGGGTTTGATGCGCAGGTCAAGGTGTTCAATGACGCTGGGATTCCTTGG TTGTACTGGCAGGTTGTGCCTGGTCTGGACGGTAGCCAATCGGGAGCTCCAACAAACTGCGGTTATGATACCTTTGAAATTGGGCTGGATAGCTCAAAGGGTGATGTTGCTAGCGCGATTAGTGCAGCGAACGCCGCCACTGCAGCCCAAAGCTGGGCGGATTATTTTGATTGA